The genomic interval TTTGTAAACTCCTTAGCCATTTTGATTTTCACTGCACAGCTGACACATTTTAAAGGTGAATCCTGGCCGATGTATGCCATGGTTGGTGGGGCTTTAGCTATTATTTATATTCTTCCGCGGTTTACAAAGGCTGTTCCATCACCATTGGTAGCAATCATTACCATTACTGTCATCGCAATGATGACGGGAAGCGGTGTCCGTACAGTGGGGGATATGGGTGAATTAACGCAGCAATTACCGTTTTTCCTTTTACCGGACATTCCGTTAAATTTTGAAACGCTGCAGATTATTTTTCCATACTCATTATCTATTGCGATTGTAGGACTCGTGGAATCACTACTGACGGCTTCCATTGTCGATGATATGACAGATTCGACAAGCGACAAAAACAGAGAAGCCAAAGGACAAGGGATGGCCAATATCGTATCTGGATTCTTTGGTGGAATGGCGGGTTGTGCAATGATTGGCCAGTCCGTTATCAATGTGAAGTCAGGTGGACGAGGCCGACTGTCTGCATTGACAGCGGGTGTGTTCCTCATGGTATTAATCATGCTGTTAAATGACTTTTTAGTAAAAATTCCGATGGCAGCATTAGTGGGTGTGATGATTATGGTGTCCATTGGCACATTTGAGTGGTCATCTCTAAAGACGATTCATAAAGTACCGCTTAGTGATACAGTGGTCATGATAGCCACCGTCATCACCGTTTTGCTGACACATGATCTGTCAAAAGGTGTTCTGGTTGGCATTGTTTTAAGCGCCGTTTTCTTCGCGTCTAAAATTTCTAAGGTAAACGTTACTGAATTGGCTTCCGATATGGCAGCTAAAAAAGTCTACCGTATATCAGGACAATTGTTTTTTGCTTCCGTAACGGAATTTGTGGAAAGCTTTGATTTTAACGATTCTGTTGAAGAAGTTAAATTAGACCTGACACATGCACACCTTTGGGATGATTCTGCCGTCGGTGCGAT from Lentibacillus cibarius carries:
- a CDS encoding SulP family inorganic anion transporter, which gives rise to MNSNTIIQSSWFSNIKGDVLAGIVVAMALIPEAIAFSIIAGVDPMVGLYASFCIAVVIAFVGGRPGMISAATGATALLMVTLVAEHGLQYLLAATILTGILQILMGVLKLGRLMKFVPRSVMVGFVNSLAILIFTAQLTHFKGESWPMYAMVGGALAIIYILPRFTKAVPSPLVAIITITVIAMMTGSGVRTVGDMGELTQQLPFFLLPDIPLNFETLQIIFPYSLSIAIVGLVESLLTASIVDDMTDSTSDKNREAKGQGMANIVSGFFGGMAGCAMIGQSVINVKSGGRGRLSALTAGVFLMVLIMLLNDFLVKIPMAALVGVMIMVSIGTFEWSSLKTIHKVPLSDTVVMIATVITVLLTHDLSKGVLVGIVLSAVFFASKISKVNVTELASDMAAKKVYRISGQLFFASVTEFVESFDFNDSVEEVKLDLTHAHLWDDSAVGAIDKVVMKYEQNGVKVQLSGLNAESNQLLEKLTAHPKTENLQEAVNE